A region of Nitrososphaerales archaeon DNA encodes the following proteins:
- a CDS encoding nicotinamide-nucleotide adenylyltransferase: protein MVRRGVFVGRFQPFHKGHLQVILELLKNVDELIIIIGSSQKSHELDNPFTTGERLTMIRESLRDAGVDDSRYWLIPVPDVDMHTLWVAQVLSYTPKFEVVYSNEPLTRRLFKEAGLRVESITFIKRNIFSATEIRRRMLSGENWEELVPQRVAAIINEIGGVERIKELSKKDIV, encoded by the coding sequence ATGGTCCGTAGAGGGGTCTTCGTAGGGCGATTCCAACCCTTCCATAAAGGGCATTTACAAGTGATACTCGAACTTTTGAAGAATGTAGATGAGTTGATAATCATCATAGGTAGTTCACAGAAGAGCCATGAATTGGATAATCCTTTTACAACGGGTGAGAGGCTTACGATGATTCGAGAATCTTTGAGAGATGCTGGGGTCGATGATTCAAGGTACTGGCTCATCCCGGTCCCAGATGTAGATATGCACACACTTTGGGTGGCTCAAGTACTATCCTATACTCCTAAATTCGAAGTTGTATATTCTAATGAACCTTTAACGAGGAGGCTATTTAAGGAAGCTGGCCTTCGAGTAGAATCGATTACATTCATTAAGAGAAATATCTTCTCTGCTACAGAGATTCGAAGAAGGATGTTAAGTGGAGAGAATTGGGAAGAGCTCGTCCCTCAGCGAGTCGCTGCTATAATTAATGAAATAGGAGGGGTGGAGAGGATTAAAGAGTTGTCGAAGAAGGATATTGTATGA
- a CDS encoding peptidylprolyl isomerase encodes MPLEKGTLILAHYTAKIKDTGEIIETTRDEDAKKFGIYDPTKKYEPRLISVGEGWVLKGVDEALLSANVGDKLTIEIPPEKGFGLRDPNKVKMIPIRKFGEKAGELRVNEEIEVDNKIGIVRFIGSGRVQVDFNHKYAGKVLVYELEVVKKLDSDKEKVVALIRRRLPIEEDKVNFTIDGSTLKINLSSDYYL; translated from the coding sequence ATGCCCTTAGAGAAAGGCACATTAATATTGGCCCACTATACCGCAAAGATTAAGGATACAGGCGAGATCATCGAGACGACTAGGGATGAGGATGCGAAGAAGTTCGGTATCTATGACCCAACGAAGAAGTACGAGCCTAGACTCATTTCGGTAGGTGAAGGATGGGTCTTAAAAGGTGTGGATGAAGCTTTACTATCAGCCAATGTAGGGGATAAGTTAACGATAGAAATCCCACCCGAAAAGGGTTTTGGGTTGAGAGATCCGAATAAGGTGAAGATGATCCCCATTCGTAAATTTGGGGAGAAGGCTGGTGAATTAAGGGTGAATGAAGAGATCGAAGTAGATAATAAGATCGGTATAGTTCGTTTTATAGGCTCGGGAAGGGTTCAAGTAGACTTCAATCATAAGTACGCTGGTAAGGTCCTCGTTTATGAATTAGAGGTGGTAAAGAAGCTCGATAGCGATAAAGAGAAGGTAGTAGCTTTGATCAGGCGTAGATTGCCTATAGAAGAAGATAAGGTCAACTTCACGATAGATGGTTCTACCTTGAAGATAAACCTATCGAGCGATTATTACCTT